A part of Bacillota bacterium genomic DNA contains:
- a CDS encoding transcriptional regulator, with the protein MASGNNSRATAFSRAHYARIYHIHKLLSTNRYPRISEIAEKFEVSTRTVERDIEHMRDRLGAPICYCHSKKGYYYEKEGFQLPPLSITEEELITLFLGQRLLSQFMGTPFENTIRNAFEKILAAIPEDDIVDLSSIYDIVSFDIKPLRGDEERVVQNYSRLASAIENKTKVWLRYYSASSDKINERYVDPYHLRYHQGAWYLIGYCNLREAIRIFALDRILDLKNTKEPFKMSEGFVLEDYLSSALGIETGEESQEVCIRFDRHQSRWVRERRWHHTQKIEPQDDGSIILRMTVSGLGEVKRWVLGFGRHAEVLYPEKLRKEIMKEAENMLSNYIR; encoded by the coding sequence TGCCCGCATATATCATATCCACAAACTCCTAAGCACAAATCGCTACCCGCGGATTTCCGAAATCGCAGAAAAATTTGAAGTAAGCACCAGAACCGTTGAACGCGATATTGAGCACATGCGCGATCGGTTAGGCGCGCCTATCTGTTATTGCCATTCAAAAAAAGGCTACTACTATGAGAAAGAGGGGTTTCAGCTGCCGCCCCTTAGCATTACTGAAGAGGAGCTTATTACTTTGTTTTTGGGGCAAAGGCTTTTGTCTCAGTTTATGGGCACGCCTTTTGAGAATACCATCCGAAATGCATTTGAAAAGATACTGGCGGCAATACCGGAGGATGATATAGTTGATTTGTCCTCTATATACGATATAGTGTCCTTCGATATCAAGCCTTTGAGGGGTGACGAAGAAAGGGTGGTGCAAAACTACAGCAGGCTTGCTTCTGCAATAGAGAATAAAACAAAAGTGTGGTTGAGGTATTACAGTGCAAGCAGTGATAAAATAAACGAACGGTATGTCGACCCGTATCACCTTAGGTATCACCAAGGGGCATGGTATCTGATTGGATACTGCAATTTGAGAGAAGCAATTAGGATATTTGCATTGGACAGGATACTTGACTTGAAGAATACTAAGGAGCCCTTCAAGATGTCGGAAGGCTTTGTTTTAGAAGACTATTTGTCCAGCGCATTAGGGATAGAGACAGGAGAAGAAAGTCAAGAAGTATGTATTCGTTTTGACCGGCACCAGTCAAGGTGGGTACGGGAAAGACGATGGCACCATACGCAAAAGATTGAGCCCCAGGATGATGGTTCAATTATCCTGCGCATGACCGTATCAGGACTGGGTGAAGTAAAGCGATGGGTCCTCGGCTTTGGCAGACATGCTGAGGTGCTGTACCCTGAGAAACTGAGGAAGGAAATAATGAAAGAAGCGGAAAATATGCTAAGCAATTATATCAGATAA